In one Deltaproteobacteria bacterium genomic region, the following are encoded:
- a CDS encoding sensor histidine kinase translates to MGLNHASRILLCVLGAGLVAWLDFITGAEINISIFYLLPIAVVAWHYGRIAALGTAALAALIWRYMEHLSGPEYSSTAIAVWNVVVRFSYFSIAALALDVVHRQTILQTARTVQRATEDQLRLLAGRLHQGREEERIALARDVHDNFGQALTGLKLEVVALQRHTATADTTQQTALAAKFAGITQTIDGAINEVRRIATGLRPPVLDTMGLYAAIEWQARDFQARTGITCDCTVPKEEAARTPHAGIAVFRIVQEILTNIQRHANATRVVLLVYHTPEQTIFEVRDNGRGIRLQESESLQAIGLLGMRERAQGIGGLIAIEGIPEHGTTVRLTIPWKGAAHDTHPDRG, encoded by the coding sequence ATGGGTTTGAACCATGCGTCACGCATTCTACTCTGCGTGCTCGGCGCCGGCCTGGTGGCGTGGCTCGACTTCATCACTGGTGCCGAAATTAATATCTCGATCTTCTACCTCCTCCCGATTGCGGTCGTCGCGTGGCACTATGGGCGCATCGCGGCGTTGGGCACTGCGGCCCTGGCCGCGTTGATTTGGCGCTATATGGAACACTTGAGCGGCCCGGAGTATTCTTCGACGGCGATTGCCGTATGGAACGTCGTGGTCCGGTTTTCGTATTTTAGTATTGCGGCGTTGGCACTCGATGTTGTGCATCGTCAAACGATTCTGCAGACTGCCCGTACGGTGCAGCGCGCCACCGAAGACCAGTTGCGGCTACTTGCAGGCCGTTTGCATCAGGGGCGAGAGGAAGAGCGCATCGCATTGGCGCGCGATGTTCACGACAACTTTGGGCAGGCGCTGACTGGACTCAAATTAGAGGTTGTCGCGTTGCAGCGCCACACTGCGACCGCCGATACAACACAACAGACAGCACTCGCTGCAAAATTCGCAGGCATCACCCAGACAATCGACGGCGCCATCAATGAAGTGCGCCGCATTGCCACCGGCTTACGTCCGCCCGTCCTCGACACGATGGGCTTGTACGCCGCAATCGAGTGGCAAGCGCGCGATTTTCAGGCCCGCACCGGAATCACTTGCGACTGTACGGTCCCGAAAGAAGAAGCGGCGCGGACGCCGCACGCAGGGATTGCCGTATTTCGTATCGTGCAAGAGATCTTGACGAACATTCAGCGTCACGCCAACGCCACCCGCGTCGTGCTGCTCGTGTATCACACGCCGGAACAGACCATCTTCGAGGTGCGGGACAATGGACGTGGCATTCGACTGCAAGAGAGTGAAAGTCTGCAGGCCATCGGGCTCTTGGGTATGCGCGAGCGCGCCCAAGGGATCGGCGGCCTGATCGCAATTGAAGGAATCCCGGAACACGGTACGACGGTCCGGCTGACGATCCCGTGGAAAGGAGCCGCTCATGACACGCATCCTGATCGTGGATGA
- the mutL gene encoding DNA mismatch repair endonuclease MutL, whose translation MAIQILPPDIANLIAAGEVVERPASIVKELVENALDAEATTIDVRLEEGGKRLIEVRDDGIGMSRDDAALAIERHATSKLRTAEDLAAIRTLGFRGEALPSIAAVSDFTMTTRLRGHAADGVRVQVRIPEILIEAVGAPEGTSVRVESLFGRVPARQKFLKSERTELGYIQEVLTRLALAVPQCRFTLVHGDRTLLRCHQRGDLQQRIAEIFGGTIATQLRPVSAEGIIQLTGCCGDPVLAKPGSAQLYLYVNGRAVRDRVLTHAVQQAYRTYIAPTDQPFAVLCLAVPPELVDVNVHPAKAEVRFVNPNAVHDFLYQALRRVLSETNAFRDLRESATLPPLASRVDSPTASAYSVRPPPSPIAVHEALSLYRAHEEPQRSRNEEIFRSLGQLAQTYLLFECPDGALLIVDQHAAHERVGYEQLRASYERGAIESQPLLQPLIIDLAPAEMAALEDATTLLQRAGLDVTTFGGTSVALQAIPTLLLGGDCTALLRAIAADLCAFGHSGALDERLDHLFATMACHRQLRAGDPVGELKALGLLQQLTDGASKDRCPHGRPTWVRIPQADIEKWFQRR comes from the coding sequence ATGGCGATTCAGATCTTACCACCTGACATTGCGAATCTGATCGCCGCCGGCGAGGTGGTCGAGCGGCCGGCGTCGATCGTCAAAGAGTTGGTCGAAAACGCGCTCGATGCCGAGGCGACGACGATCGACGTGCGACTGGAAGAGGGCGGGAAACGGCTGATCGAGGTGCGTGACGATGGGATCGGGATGTCGCGCGACGACGCGGCGCTGGCGATTGAACGCCATGCCACGAGCAAGCTCCGCACGGCGGAGGATTTAGCGGCCATTCGGACGTTAGGCTTTCGCGGCGAGGCATTGCCGAGCATCGCTGCTGTCTCTGATTTCACGATGACCACGCGGTTGCGCGGCCACGCCGCCGATGGCGTGCGGGTCCAAGTGCGTATTCCGGAGATCCTCATCGAGGCCGTCGGGGCACCGGAAGGGACATCCGTCCGCGTCGAGTCATTGTTCGGGCGTGTCCCGGCACGGCAGAAATTTCTCAAAAGCGAGCGGACGGAGTTGGGGTATATCCAAGAGGTCCTGACGCGCTTGGCATTGGCCGTTCCGCAATGCCGCTTTACGTTAGTGCATGGCGATCGGACGTTACTCCGCTGTCACCAACGCGGCGACTTACAGCAACGTATCGCGGAAATTTTCGGTGGAACTATCGCGACGCAGCTGCGGCCGGTATCCGCCGAAGGGATCATTCAATTGACGGGTTGCTGTGGCGATCCGGTGCTCGCGAAGCCCGGCAGCGCGCAGCTTTATCTCTATGTCAACGGACGTGCCGTGCGCGATCGTGTGCTGACCCACGCTGTCCAACAGGCGTATCGCACCTACATTGCACCGACCGATCAACCGTTTGCAGTGTTGTGCCTCGCCGTGCCACCGGAACTGGTGGATGTGAACGTCCATCCGGCGAAGGCTGAAGTGCGCTTCGTGAATCCGAACGCGGTGCACGATTTTTTGTATCAAGCACTGCGGCGGGTGTTGAGCGAGACGAATGCCTTTCGCGACCTGCGAGAGAGTGCGACACTACCGCCGCTTGCGTCGCGGGTCGATTCGCCTACCGCGTCGGCATATTCGGTCCGGCCGCCGCCCAGCCCTATCGCCGTCCACGAGGCACTTTCGTTGTATCGTGCGCATGAGGAACCGCAGCGTTCACGGAACGAGGAGATCTTTCGTTCGCTCGGGCAACTTGCCCAAACGTATCTCCTCTTTGAGTGCCCCGACGGGGCGTTGTTGATTGTGGATCAGCATGCAGCTCACGAGCGGGTCGGCTATGAACAATTGCGTGCGAGTTATGAGCGCGGAGCGATCGAGAGCCAACCGTTGCTGCAACCATTGATCATCGATCTGGCACCAGCGGAGATGGCTGCGTTGGAAGACGCGACGACGTTGTTGCAGCGCGCGGGCCTCGACGTGACTACGTTCGGCGGGACCAGTGTGGCGCTGCAGGCAATTCCGACGCTGTTGCTCGGGGGCGACTGCACTGCGCTACTGCGCGCGATCGCTGCCGATCTCTGCGCGTTCGGCCACAGCGGGGCGCTCGACGAGCGTCTGGACCATCTCTTCGCCACGATGGCCTGCCATCGCCAACTCCGTGCCGGCGATCCGGTCGGGGAGCTGAAGGCACTCGGACTGCTGCAGCAACTCACGGACGGGGCATCGAAGGATCGCTGTCCGCACGGCCGCCCAACGTGGGTGCGCATTCCTCAGGCGGATATTGAGAAGTGGTTTCAACGGCGGTAA